One window from the genome of bacterium encodes:
- a CDS encoding 4-(cytidine 5'-diphospho)-2-C-methyl-D-erythritol kinase: protein MTTLTAPAKLTLSLRITGVRADGYHLIDAEMVTLDLADTLEIEEGHGVAISGADEIDPADNLITRALALVGRTARITVDKRIPPGAGLGGGSADAAAILHWAGYTDVQGAAQLGADVPFCLVGGRARVQGIGELVQPLDYVLRTLTLLIPPFGCSTPAVYQRWDEMGGPEGSKGNDLEPAALEVEPRLDQYRRELEEATGQTARLAGSGSTWFVEGAYPGGGRIVVRTMPAKTKRA, encoded by the coding sequence GTGACTACCTTGACTGCTCCGGCCAAGCTCACGCTTTCGCTGCGCATCACTGGGGTTAGGGCTGACGGGTACCACTTGATCGATGCCGAGATGGTGACCCTCGATCTGGCCGACACGCTGGAGATCGAGGAGGGCCACGGAGTTGCCATCAGCGGAGCGGACGAGATCGACCCGGCTGACAACCTGATAACCCGGGCGCTAGCCCTGGTGGGGCGCACTGCCCGGATCACAGTGGACAAGCGAATCCCGCCCGGGGCCGGGTTGGGGGGAGGGTCGGCCGATGCCGCCGCCATTTTGCACTGGGCGGGCTACACCGATGTCCAAGGAGCGGCTCAGCTGGGGGCTGATGTCCCCTTCTGCCTGGTCGGCGGGCGGGCTCGTGTGCAGGGGATCGGTGAACTCGTGCAGCCGCTTGACTACGTTCTCCGAACGCTTACCCTGCTCATTCCCCCGTTCGGCTGCTCCACCCCGGCGGTGTATCAGCGCTGGGATGAGATGGGAGGACCCGAGGGGTCGAAAGGGAACGACTTGGAGCCGGCCGCTCTAGAAGTGGAACCCCGCTTGGACCAATACCGCCGAGAGTTGGAGGAGGCCACTGGCCAGACGGCACGGTTAGCCGGCAGCGGATCGACCTGGTTTGTGGAAGGGGCCTACCCCGGCGGTGGTCGAATCGTTGTTCGCACCATGCCTGCCAAGACAAAGCGAGCTTGA
- a CDS encoding AbrB/MazE/SpoVT family DNA-binding domain-containing protein, with the protein MSGTHTLIVGDRGRIVVPAAAREEAGLVEGTALVLLATPGGLVLLTREQLLARVREELEGVDLVDELLAERRRAAEHEDAA; encoded by the coding sequence ATGAGTGGGACACACACTCTTATTGTGGGAGATCGGGGCCGGATCGTGGTGCCGGCTGCGGCGCGCGAGGAAGCGGGCCTTGTCGAGGGGACGGCGCTGGTCTTGCTGGCCACTCCAGGGGGTTTGGTGCTGCTGACCCGTGAGCAGCTCCTCGCCCGGGTGCGCGAGGAGCTGGAGGGGGTCGATTTGGTGGACGAGCTGTTGGCCGAGCGCCGGCGGGCTGCCGAGCACGAGGACGCCGCGTGA
- a CDS encoding AURKAIP1/COX24 domain-containing protein, whose amino-acid sequence MGSLIKKRRKRMRKKKHKKMLKRTRFQRRARGK is encoded by the coding sequence ATGGGATCGTTGATCAAAAAGCGCCGCAAGCGGATGCGCAAGAAGAAGCACAAGAAGATGCTGAAGCGCACTCGCTTCCAGCGGCGGGCCCGCGGGAAGTAG
- a CDS encoding PIN domain-containing protein — MSVVLDASAILAFLLNEDGAETVEAALTGDSCCGAANWSEAAQKVLAAGRDWGIVRALLESYGIRVEAVTSDDAEWAARRWKRGEGLSLADRLCLALGERADSQVLTADLAWGSAGRVTQIR, encoded by the coding sequence GTGAGCGTGGTGCTGGACGCTTCGGCGATATTGGCGTTCCTATTGAACGAGGACGGTGCCGAAACGGTGGAGGCGGCTTTGACCGGCGACTCCTGCTGCGGGGCGGCCAATTGGTCGGAGGCGGCTCAGAAAGTTCTGGCTGCCGGACGCGACTGGGGGATAGTCCGGGCGCTGTTGGAGAGCTACGGAATCAGGGTGGAGGCCGTGACCAGCGATGATGCCGAATGGGCGGCCCGCCGCTGGAAGCGGGGTGAGGGCCTGTCGCTGGCCGACCGGTTGTGTCTGGCACTTGGGGAGCGGGCCGATTCCCAAGTGTTGACTGCCGACTTGGCGTGGGGTTCAGCGGGACGAGTGACCCAGATCAGGTGA
- the mfd gene encoding transcription-repair coupling factor — MAASAVAAAGPGLAGLGRLLASDPSVVEVLGQRDATLAVAESGQAAVLAAIAELNGRRPVVVAVPTTADAERLASDLSAMLDEGAALFPAWETLPFERISPGVETMGRRCEAIWQLHETDRCPPVLVAPIRALLQRLAFDSDGAEPVTVVSGDRVDQGRLVADLAARGYRRDVQVEHRGVFAVRGSIVDVFPSTADSPVRIDLWGDEVDRLTEFSVADQRATNPVGEAVIFPAREVRPVAEVRAAAEKLVATRPWGREQWERLAEGQFFDGMESWLPWLIDTDEIITDRLGADALVVLLEPGRLRDRAADIAAEEADLANALAQTWGAAGEEFPRLHVDYDRLLSACQSPVWTMTAVPASPSTPVVAVGGWASAIGDPSAPVTQVSRLLADGYRVRVAADGAGSATRSAELLREHGVDLSVDISGDAGFGRASDPAGCIVVAPIQRGFVLPDARVAVLGEADLTGRRRAHRRSRPRQSSAQELDDLAAGDYVVHRHHGVGRYCGMVNRSIGGVSRDYLLVEYRGGDKLYVPTDQVDAVRRYSGGESPTLSKMGGADWQRTKSGVRSAVSEIAKELVVLYQRRVTTPGRAFSVDTPWQAEMESAFGYQLTPDQHKAIVEVKADMEQPLPMDRLICGDVGFGKTEVAIRAVFKAVQDGAQAAVLVPTTLLAQQHYQTFGDRFAGYPIRVEVLSRFLSPGQARKVVRGLADGSVDVVIGTHRLLSDDVAFRDLGLLVVDEEQRFGVTHKEAIKSIKTDVDVITLTATPIPRTLEMSLTGIRDLTLLHTPPADRQPILTYVGAFDERPVAEAIRRELLRDGQAFFVHNRVADIDHVAADLREMVPEARIAVAHGQMDEGTLEQVVIDFWERAYDVLVCTTIIESGIDMPTVNTLVVDRADLLGLGQLHQLRGRVGRAGARAYAYLFTPEGRVVTEEAYERLKTIGEATELGSGFKIAMRDLEIRGAGNMLGTGQSGHIAAVGYDLYCQLVTETVAELKGETPPEPIEISIDVPQAASIPADYMPKEELRLEAYRRVAGCQSPDQVDDVAAEWVDRYGPIPDVAQMLLAVARLRCECLRSGVRDVAVAKGPGFGGPKWVARLSPVSLRPSRRVRLERLYPQATYHETAGLLVLPMVSAAVAVETIIATLRDLVPDDEPAEAAAS, encoded by the coding sequence ATGGCCGCCTCGGCGGTTGCCGCGGCTGGGCCGGGCCTGGCCGGCCTCGGGCGACTGTTGGCCTCGGACCCATCAGTGGTCGAGGTGCTCGGACAACGCGACGCCACTTTGGCGGTGGCCGAGTCGGGCCAGGCTGCCGTGCTGGCCGCCATAGCCGAGCTGAACGGCCGCCGCCCGGTGGTGGTGGCGGTGCCCACCACCGCTGACGCCGAGCGTTTGGCCAGCGACCTGTCGGCGATGCTCGACGAGGGTGCCGCCCTGTTCCCGGCGTGGGAGACGCTGCCGTTCGAGCGGATCAGTCCCGGTGTGGAGACAATGGGGCGGCGGTGCGAAGCCATCTGGCAGCTCCACGAGACCGATAGGTGTCCGCCGGTACTGGTGGCCCCCATTCGGGCGTTGCTCCAGCGTCTGGCTTTCGATTCTGACGGTGCCGAGCCGGTGACGGTGGTTTCGGGTGACCGAGTTGACCAAGGGCGTCTGGTTGCCGACTTGGCCGCTCGGGGATATCGGCGAGATGTGCAGGTGGAGCATCGGGGTGTGTTTGCGGTGCGGGGCTCGATTGTCGACGTGTTCCCGTCCACCGCCGACAGTCCGGTACGCATCGACCTGTGGGGCGACGAAGTGGACCGGCTGACCGAATTCTCGGTGGCCGACCAGCGGGCCACCAACCCTGTGGGCGAGGCGGTCATATTTCCGGCGCGAGAGGTGAGGCCGGTGGCGGAGGTGCGGGCCGCGGCGGAGAAGCTGGTGGCCACCCGACCCTGGGGCCGGGAGCAATGGGAGCGATTGGCCGAGGGCCAGTTCTTCGACGGGATGGAGTCGTGGCTGCCCTGGCTCATCGACACCGACGAGATCATCACCGACCGCCTTGGCGCCGACGCCCTGGTGGTGCTGCTGGAGCCGGGACGGCTGCGGGACCGCGCCGCCGACATCGCCGCAGAGGAGGCCGACCTGGCCAATGCGCTGGCCCAGACCTGGGGAGCGGCCGGGGAGGAGTTTCCCCGCCTGCACGTGGACTACGACCGGCTTCTGAGCGCCTGCCAATCACCGGTGTGGACCATGACCGCGGTGCCGGCCTCGCCGTCCACTCCGGTGGTGGCAGTGGGAGGGTGGGCTTCGGCCATCGGCGACCCATCGGCCCCCGTAACACAGGTGTCCCGGCTGCTGGCCGACGGGTATCGGGTACGGGTGGCTGCCGACGGCGCCGGATCGGCCACCCGGTCGGCAGAACTGCTGCGAGAGCACGGGGTGGACCTTTCGGTTGACATCAGCGGCGACGCCGGCTTCGGGAGAGCGTCCGACCCCGCAGGCTGCATTGTGGTGGCCCCCATCCAGCGGGGGTTTGTGCTGCCCGACGCCAGAGTTGCTGTGCTGGGCGAAGCCGACCTCACCGGCCGTCGCCGGGCCCACCGGCGCAGTCGCCCCCGCCAGTCGTCAGCCCAGGAGCTGGACGACCTGGCCGCCGGCGACTATGTGGTCCACCGCCACCACGGCGTGGGCCGCTACTGCGGCATGGTGAATCGATCCATCGGCGGGGTGAGCCGCGACTACCTGCTGGTGGAGTACCGAGGCGGCGACAAGCTCTATGTGCCCACCGACCAGGTGGACGCCGTGCGCCGCTACTCCGGGGGCGAGTCGCCCACGCTGAGCAAGATGGGGGGTGCCGACTGGCAGCGGACCAAGAGCGGGGTGCGCTCGGCGGTCAGCGAAATCGCCAAGGAGCTGGTGGTGCTGTACCAGCGCCGGGTCACCACCCCCGGCCGGGCATTTTCTGTCGATACTCCGTGGCAGGCGGAGATGGAGTCGGCCTTCGGCTACCAGCTCACCCCCGATCAGCACAAGGCCATCGTGGAGGTAAAGGCCGACATGGAGCAGCCGTTGCCCATGGACCGCCTCATTTGCGGAGATGTGGGCTTCGGCAAGACCGAGGTGGCCATTCGGGCAGTGTTCAAGGCCGTCCAGGATGGTGCGCAGGCCGCAGTGCTGGTGCCCACCACGCTCTTGGCCCAGCAGCACTACCAGACTTTTGGCGACCGGTTTGCCGGCTATCCCATCCGGGTTGAGGTGCTGAGCCGGTTCCTGTCCCCTGGTCAGGCCCGCAAGGTGGTGCGCGGCCTGGCCGACGGCTCGGTGGATGTGGTGATCGGAACCCACCGTCTGCTGTCCGACGATGTCGCCTTCCGGGACTTGGGGCTGTTGGTGGTGGACGAGGAGCAGCGTTTCGGGGTCACCCACAAAGAGGCCATCAAGTCGATCAAGACCGATGTGGATGTGATCACCCTCACCGCCACCCCCATACCCCGGACTCTGGAGATGAGCCTTACCGGCATCCGCGACCTCACGCTGCTGCACACGCCGCCCGCCGACCGCCAGCCCATCTTGACCTACGTGGGCGCCTTCGACGAGCGCCCAGTGGCCGAGGCCATCCGCCGGGAACTGTTGCGCGACGGCCAAGCATTCTTCGTCCACAACCGGGTAGCCGACATCGACCACGTGGCTGCCGATCTTCGGGAGATGGTGCCCGAGGCCCGCATCGCGGTGGCCCACGGTCAGATGGACGAGGGCACGCTGGAACAGGTGGTCATCGACTTCTGGGAGCGGGCCTACGACGTGCTGGTGTGTACCACCATCATCGAGTCGGGCATCGACATGCCCACCGTGAACACCCTGGTGGTGGACCGGGCCGACCTGTTGGGGCTGGGCCAGCTCCATCAGCTTCGGGGCCGAGTGGGCCGGGCCGGAGCCCGGGCCTACGCCTATCTGTTCACCCCCGAAGGCCGGGTGGTCACCGAGGAGGCTTACGAGCGGCTCAAGACGATCGGTGAGGCGACCGAGCTGGGATCAGGCTTCAAGATCGCCATGCGGGACTTGGAGATCCGGGGCGCGGGCAACATGCTGGGAACCGGCCAGTCGGGCCACATCGCCGCGGTGGGATACGACCTGTACTGCCAGCTGGTGACCGAGACGGTGGCCGAGTTGAAGGGCGAGACCCCGCCCGAGCCAATAGAGATCAGCATCGACGTGCCGCAGGCCGCCAGCATTCCGGCCGACTACATGCCCAAGGAGGAGCTGAGGTTGGAGGCCTACCGAAGGGTGGCCGGCTGCCAGAGTCCCGACCAGGTTGACGACGTGGCCGCGGAGTGGGTAGATCGCTATGGGCCGATCCCCGACGTGGCCCAGATGCTGCTGGCTGTGGCCCGGCTGCGATGCGAATGCCTGCGAAGCGGGGTTCGCGATGTGGCGGTGGCGAAAGGCCCTGGCTTCGGCGGGCCGAAGTGGGTGGCCCGGCTCAGCCCGGTGAGCCTTCGGCCCAGCCGCCGTGTCCGCTTGGAACGCCTCTATCCTCAAGCCACGTATCACGAGACTGCGGGGCTGCTCGTCCTCCCGATGGTTTCGGCGGCTGTGGCGGTGGAGACCATCATCGCCACCCTGCGCGACCTGGTTCCCGATGACGAGCCCGCCGAGGCGGCGGCATCGTGA
- a CDS encoding ribose-phosphate diphosphokinase, with translation MELVTKKKLAILSGRANHDLAAEIAEVLGEELVEPNIADFANGEIHCRFEESVRGTDVFIVQSHTAHGDASINDAVMEHLIMVDAARRASAKRITAVCPFYGYGRQDRKAAGREPITAKLMANTFRTAGANRMLSVDLHSGQIQGFFDGPWDHLTAMPVLVDYLKDIDGDLVIVSPDAGRVKVAERYTHELDADLAIVHKRRAKDVKHAVEVVEVVGDVEGRTCVLIDDMIDTGGTIVAAADALAARGAGMIYAATTHGVFSGPAIDRLKNSVISKVVVTNTLPLSPDKQIDKIEVLSVASIIADAIDAVFEDTSVSEIFGGKNLS, from the coding sequence ATGGAACTGGTCACCAAGAAGAAGCTGGCCATCCTCTCGGGGCGGGCCAATCACGACTTGGCCGCCGAGATCGCCGAGGTGCTTGGCGAGGAGTTGGTGGAGCCCAACATCGCCGACTTCGCCAACGGCGAGATCCACTGCCGGTTCGAGGAGTCGGTGCGGGGCACCGACGTGTTCATTGTCCAGAGCCACACCGCCCACGGCGACGCCTCCATCAACGATGCCGTGATGGAGCATCTGATCATGGTGGACGCGGCCCGGCGAGCCTCGGCCAAGCGGATCACCGCGGTGTGCCCCTTCTACGGCTATGGACGCCAAGACCGCAAAGCCGCGGGCCGCGAGCCCATCACCGCCAAGCTGATGGCCAATACCTTCCGTACCGCAGGGGCCAACCGCATGTTGAGCGTTGATCTCCACTCCGGTCAGATCCAAGGCTTTTTTGACGGTCCCTGGGACCATCTGACTGCCATGCCGGTGCTGGTCGACTATCTCAAGGACATCGACGGCGACCTGGTGATCGTGTCGCCCGACGCCGGTCGGGTGAAGGTTGCCGAGCGCTACACCCACGAACTGGACGCCGACCTGGCCATTGTTCACAAGCGCAGGGCCAAAGACGTCAAGCACGCGGTGGAAGTTGTAGAGGTGGTGGGCGACGTGGAGGGCCGCACCTGCGTGCTCATCGACGACATGATCGACACGGGGGGCACAATCGTGGCCGCAGCCGACGCCCTGGCCGCCCGGGGTGCGGGCATGATCTACGCCGCCACCACCCATGGCGTGTTCTCCGGTCCGGCTATAGACCGGCTCAAGAACTCGGTGATCTCCAAGGTGGTGGTCACCAACACTCTGCCCCTGTCGCCCGACAAGCAGATCGACAAGATCGAGGTGCTGTCGGTGGCCAGCATCATCGCCGACGCCATCGATGCCGTGTTCGAGGACACCTCGGTCTCAGAGATCTTCGGCGGCAAGAACCTCTCTTAG
- a CDS encoding 50S ribosomal protein L25: MAELILKTETQRELGTRPSRRLRRTGQVPGVVYGLGGDSVAVAVDARDLRSALNTDAGLNALLTLEVDGDRQLSLVKDLQHHPVRNEVIHVDFIRVDADVAVEVEVRVVLEGEATAVANEDGVVDQAAFTVAVLAKPESIPNELSIDISEMVMGDTVRAGDLELPEGVELAGDPEELVASTSIRVIEIEEPEVDEGAEVELDEDGQPIVAEDADEEAEQADDAASEDPAE, encoded by the coding sequence ATGGCTGAGCTGATCTTGAAGACCGAAACCCAGCGGGAGCTGGGAACCCGCCCGTCCCGCCGCCTGCGCCGCACGGGGCAGGTTCCCGGCGTGGTGTACGGACTGGGCGGCGATTCGGTTGCCGTCGCGGTTGATGCCCGCGACCTGCGGTCAGCCCTGAACACCGATGCCGGCCTCAACGCCCTGCTCACCTTGGAAGTAGACGGCGACCGCCAACTCAGCCTGGTCAAGGATTTGCAGCATCACCCGGTGCGCAACGAGGTCATCCATGTGGACTTCATCCGGGTGGACGCCGACGTCGCCGTCGAGGTGGAGGTTCGGGTGGTGCTGGAGGGCGAGGCCACCGCAGTGGCCAACGAAGACGGGGTGGTGGACCAAGCCGCGTTCACCGTTGCAGTGCTGGCCAAGCCCGAGTCCATTCCCAACGAGTTGTCGATCGACATCAGCGAGATGGTGATGGGCGACACGGTGAGGGCCGGCGACCTCGAACTGCCCGAGGGTGTGGAGCTGGCCGGCGACCCCGAAGAGCTGGTGGCCAGCACCTCGATACGGGTCATCGAGATCGAAGAGCCTGAGGTCGATGAGGGGGCCGAGGTCGAGCTGGACGAAGACGGCCAGCCGATTGTTGCCGAGGATGCCGACGAAGAGGCCGAGCAGGCCGACGACGCCGCCTCCGAAGACCCCGCCGAGTAA
- the rsmA gene encoding 16S rRNA (adenine(1518)-N(6)/adenine(1519)-N(6))-dimethyltransferase RsmA, producing MTLTRTQVLDLLDRHGLAPSRAMGQNFVVDPNTIDAMVRAAELCPEDSVVEIGPGLGSLTRALAAEVEHVLAVEADRHLLAPLAEVVDAPNIEIVHADATTPEWRTKLGASDRRWALVANLPYNVAVPLLLDLLDNEPRIETFTFMVQREVADRLVAAVGTKAYGIPTLKVAYWCEASIVRAVPLTVFYPRPRVSSAVVRMERLPAPAVDADPDRLFFLIRTAFAQRRKMLRRSLAAHLTPEHFAQAAISPTARPERLTLADWARLAAGSLP from the coding sequence ATGACGCTCACCCGCACCCAGGTTCTAGACCTGCTGGACCGTCATGGCCTGGCTCCCAGCCGAGCCATGGGCCAGAACTTCGTGGTCGACCCCAACACCATCGACGCCATGGTCCGGGCCGCCGAGCTGTGTCCCGAGGATTCGGTGGTGGAGATCGGCCCCGGATTGGGGTCGCTCACTCGAGCCCTGGCCGCCGAGGTTGAGCATGTGCTGGCCGTGGAGGCCGACCGCCACCTGCTGGCCCCACTGGCCGAGGTGGTCGACGCTCCCAACATCGAGATCGTTCACGCCGATGCCACCACGCCAGAGTGGCGCACCAAGCTAGGCGCCAGCGACAGGCGGTGGGCACTGGTGGCCAACCTGCCCTACAACGTGGCTGTTCCCCTGCTGTTGGACCTGCTGGACAACGAGCCCCGCATCGAGACCTTCACCTTCATGGTGCAGCGGGAGGTGGCTGATCGGCTGGTGGCCGCGGTGGGAACCAAGGCCTACGGGATTCCCACCCTCAAGGTGGCCTACTGGTGCGAGGCCAGTATCGTTCGGGCGGTCCCTCTCACGGTTTTCTACCCTCGACCCCGGGTGTCGTCTGCGGTGGTCCGGATGGAGCGACTACCAGCCCCAGCCGTGGACGCCGACCCCGACCGACTGTTTTTCCTCATCCGCACCGCCTTCGCCCAGCGCCGCAAAATGCTGCGCCGTTCACTGGCCGCCCACTTGACCCCCGAGCATTTTGCCCAAGCCGCCATTTCCCCCACCGCCCGCCCCGAACGGTTGACCCTCGCCGACTGGGCCCGCCTCGCGGCCGGTTCCCTTCCCTGA
- a CDS encoding TatD family hydrolase has protein sequence MRWIDNHCHLELDTLDEVVAQASAAGVELLIDVGTDLASSTGAIAKAAASDQVWATVGVHPHEARHGIGGIEEMLGSDRVVAVGECGLDYHYNHSPPADQQAVFAAQIEMAHRHQMPLVIHTREAWDDTFAILDEGGVPDHTVFHCFTGGADEARAALDRGAYLSFSGIVTFPSADEVRAAASLCPLDRLLVETDSPYLAPVPRRGKPNAPANLPLVGEALARVHGVAPEVVAEHTWDNAAAFYGL, from the coding sequence GTGCGCTGGATCGACAACCACTGCCACTTGGAGCTTGACACGCTGGATGAAGTCGTCGCCCAGGCTTCGGCGGCCGGAGTGGAGCTCCTGATCGACGTGGGCACCGATTTAGCCTCGTCAACTGGCGCAATAGCCAAAGCGGCGGCCAGCGACCAGGTGTGGGCCACCGTTGGGGTTCACCCCCACGAGGCTCGCCACGGCATCGGCGGAATTGAGGAGATGCTGGGATCCGACCGGGTGGTGGCGGTGGGGGAGTGCGGACTCGACTACCACTACAACCACTCGCCGCCCGCCGACCAGCAGGCGGTATTCGCCGCCCAGATCGAGATGGCCCACCGGCACCAGATGCCACTGGTAATCCACACCCGAGAGGCCTGGGACGACACCTTCGCCATCCTGGATGAAGGCGGGGTGCCCGACCACACGGTGTTCCACTGCTTCACCGGAGGCGCCGACGAGGCCCGGGCCGCACTCGATCGTGGGGCTTACCTGTCGTTCAGCGGCATCGTGACCTTCCCTTCCGCCGACGAGGTGCGGGCCGCCGCCTCGCTGTGCCCCCTCGACCGATTGTTGGTGGAGACCGATTCGCCGTACCTGGCCCCGGTTCCGCGGCGAGGAAAGCCCAACGCCCCGGCCAATCTGCCCCTGGTGGGGGAGGCGTTGGCCCGAGTCCACGGTGTTGCGCCCGAGGTGGTGGCCGAGCACACCTGGGACAACGCGGCCGCCTTCTATGGCCTATGA
- a CDS encoding NTP transferase domain-containing protein, with the protein MTADPLPLSAVVLAAGRGVRMRSGRPKPLHDLCGRAMLLHVVDALAAANPRQIAVVVGYGAEEVAKHITEEAYDLRIDFVEQPVQRGTADAAALGLSALDSDVDDEDVLVVSADMPLIQGSTLRGMTAQHRLSGSAATVATAGEESAEIYCFRRSLLSPALRRLAASDSGREYNLFDAAEVLTSAGHDLGSFAIDESEAQGVDDREQLAFAEAEMRQRINRNWMVAGVRIMAPHSAYIDVSVKLAPDVVIHPGVVLRGQTVVGEGAIIGPHTHLVDCVVGPRAALEAVSATDAEIGADAHVGAYITLEPGEHIPPASTRGD; encoded by the coding sequence ATGACGGCTGATCCCCTGCCCCTGTCTGCGGTTGTATTGGCTGCGGGCCGGGGCGTTCGCATGCGGTCTGGGCGGCCCAAGCCCCTCCACGACCTGTGCGGTCGCGCCATGCTCTTGCACGTTGTCGATGCCCTGGCCGCGGCCAACCCCCGTCAGATCGCCGTGGTGGTGGGCTATGGCGCCGAGGAGGTGGCCAAGCACATCACCGAGGAGGCGTACGACCTGCGGATCGACTTCGTGGAGCAGCCCGTGCAGCGGGGCACCGCCGATGCCGCCGCACTGGGCCTGTCGGCACTGGACAGTGACGTGGACGACGAGGACGTGCTGGTGGTCTCGGCCGACATGCCGCTCATCCAGGGTTCCACGCTGCGGGGGATGACCGCCCAGCACCGGCTCTCCGGATCGGCGGCCACCGTGGCCACCGCCGGCGAGGAGAGCGCCGAGATCTATTGCTTCCGCCGCAGCCTGCTTTCCCCTGCCCTTCGCCGGCTAGCCGCCAGCGATTCAGGCCGCGAGTACAACCTGTTCGACGCAGCAGAAGTGCTCACCTCCGCCGGTCACGACTTGGGGTCGTTTGCCATCGACGAGTCCGAGGCTCAGGGGGTGGACGACCGGGAGCAGCTGGCCTTCGCCGAGGCGGAGATGCGCCAGCGCATCAACCGCAACTGGATGGTGGCTGGCGTGCGCATCATGGCCCCCCACAGCGCTTATATCGACGTCAGCGTGAAGCTGGCCCCCGATGTGGTCATCCACCCCGGTGTGGTGCTCAGAGGCCAGACCGTGGTGGGTGAGGGTGCCATTATCGGCCCCCACACCCACTTGGTGGACTGCGTGGTCGGTCCCCGAGCGGCGCTGGAGGCGGTGTCGGCCACCGATGCCGAGATCGGCGCCGATGCCCATGTGGGGGCCTACATCACGCTGGAGCCCGGCGAGCACATTCCACCCGCTTCGACGCGAGGAGACTGA
- the pth gene encoding aminoacyl-tRNA hydrolase: MPPRWRSRKKHTDTPADLVVVGLGNPGEKFVGSRHNVGAEAVEQLAERLGQPLGKSREAALVAEIRVDGRRVVLAFPQTFMNKSGEAVRALVRRWSIAEHLDRLVVIHDELDLPPGRIKVKDGGGLAGHYGLSSIKSHLRTADFTRIRIGVGKPPDPRAGADYVLKRPGRADRDLLDDAVERAAEAALALLDHSVDIVMNRFN; the protein is encoded by the coding sequence ATGCCTCCCCGCTGGCGATCCCGCAAGAAGCACACCGACACCCCGGCCGATTTGGTGGTGGTGGGATTGGGCAATCCCGGTGAGAAATTCGTCGGTTCCCGCCACAACGTGGGCGCCGAGGCAGTGGAGCAGCTAGCCGAGCGTTTAGGGCAGCCGTTGGGCAAGAGCCGGGAGGCGGCCCTGGTGGCTGAGATCAGAGTGGATGGCCGACGGGTGGTGCTGGCCTTTCCCCAGACCTTCATGAACAAGTCGGGCGAGGCGGTGCGGGCGCTGGTGCGCCGCTGGAGCATCGCCGAGCACTTGGACCGGTTGGTGGTGATCCACGACGAGCTAGACCTTCCCCCAGGACGCATCAAAGTAAAGGACGGCGGGGGGCTGGCCGGGCACTATGGCCTTTCCTCCATCAAGTCCCACCTGCGTACCGCGGATTTCACCCGGATCCGAATCGGGGTGGGCAAGCCCCCCGACCCCCGGGCCGGGGCCGACTATGTGCTGAAGCGGCCGGGCCGGGCCGACCGAGACCTGTTGGACGATGCGGTAGAACGGGCGGCCGAGGCCGCGTTGGCCTTGCTTGACCACTCGGTCGACATCGTCATGAACAGGTTCAACTGA